The following proteins are co-located in the Tetrapisispora phaffii CBS 4417 chromosome 4, complete genome genome:
- the RPS18B gene encoding 40S ribosomal protein uS13 (similar to Saccharomyces cerevisiae RPS18A (YDR450W) and RPS18B (YML026C); ancestral locus Anc_5.566), which translates to MSLVVSEQGSFQHILRLLNTNVDGNIKIVYALTYIKGVGRRYANLVCKKADVSLNKRAGELTQEELERVVQIMQNPTNFKIPAWFLNRQKDVNDGKDYHNLANNVESKLRDDLERLKKIRSHRGIRHFWGLRVRGQHTKTTGRRRS; encoded by the exons atgtcttTAGTCGTTTCTGAACAAGGTTCTTTCCAACATATTTTACG TTTGTTAAACACTAACGTCGATGGTAACATCAAAATTGTTTACGCTTTAACCTACATCAAGGGTGTCGGTAGACGTTACGCCAACTTAGTCTGTAAGAAGGCTGATGTTAGCCTAAACAAGAGAGCCGGTGAATTAACCcaagaagaattagaaagaGTTGTCCAAATTATGCAAAATCCAACTAACTTCAAAATCCCAGCTTGGTTCTTGAACAGACAAAAGGATGTCAACGATGGTAAGGACTACCACAACTTGGCCAACAACGTCGAATCCAAATTAAGAGATGATTTAGAAAGATTAAAGAAGATCAGATCTCACAGAGGTATCAGACATTTCTGGGGCTTACGTGTTAGAGGTCAACATACCAAGACCACCGGTAGAAGAAGATCTTAA
- the YML6 gene encoding mitochondrial 54S ribosomal protein uL4m (similar to Saccharomyces cerevisiae YML6 (YML025C); ancestral locus Anc_5.565): MIRANFRKFAVQSRRQTTQAASNAISENTLFPNAALPAKYVLTTIRSFPSLEPISFAPIPSSVLNAPLRRDILWSAVVYENDNKRVGSSNPPGRSENGYSRRKLAPQKGTGRARVGDANSPTRHNGARALARSAPNDYTTKLTNKLYNQAILNALSHQYRSNNLFVIGGGNTLASTNDLDLNELEVTQSNLDTDDSEIIFERFLEEYKLRGKKLLFITDSPRPNLMAVTDKYKNQIDLVQKEFIDVNDLLRAKKIFIDLKALEFLSVTHSPN; encoded by the coding sequence atGATTAGGGCCAATTTTAGGAAATTTGCTGTTCAAAGTCGTAGACAGACTACTCAAGCTGCTTCCAATGCAATTTCTGAGAATACTTTGTTTCCAAATGCTGCGTTGCCTGCGAAATACGTTTTGACTACTATACGTTCTTTTCCCTCGCTGGAACCAATAAGTTTTGCACCAATTCCTTCATCAGTTTTAAATGCTCCTTTAAGAAGAGATATACTATGGAGTGCAGTTGTGTATGagaatgataataaaagagTGGGATCATCAAATCCTCCTGGAAGAAGTGAAAATGGTTATTCTCGTAGAAAGTTAGCCCCACAAAAAGGTACAGGTAGGGCGAGAGTAGGTGATGCTAATTCTCCGACAAGACACAATGGTGCAAGAGCATTAGCTAGATCTGCTCCCAATGATTATACAACAAAACTAACGAATAAACTGTACAATCAAGCTATTCTTAACGCACTAAGTCATCAGTACAgatctaataatttatttgtaattGGAGGTGGAAACACTTTAGCAAGTACAAATGATTTggatttaaatgaattagaaGTTACACAATCCAATTTAGACACCGACGATTctgaaataatatttgaaagatttCTAGAAGAATATAAGTTGAGAGGTAAAAAATTACTTTTCATAACAGATTCACCAAGACCAAATTTAATGGCTGTCactgataaatataaaaatcaaattgATCTTGTCCAAAAAGAATTCATTGACGTAAATGATCTGTTAAGggcaaaaaaaatattcatagATCTCAAGGCATTGGAATTTTTATCCGTTACTCATTCTCCTAATTAA